One Halalkalicoccus sp. NIPERK01 genomic region harbors:
- a CDS encoding 30S ribosomal protein S11: MSESGDSKWGVAHVHASFNNTVITITDQTGAETIAKSSGGTVVKQNRDEASPYAAMQMAETVAQEVLDAGIEGVHVRVRGPGGNRQQNPGPGAQATIRALARAGLEIGRIEDVTPIPHDGCRAPKNSGF; this comes from the coding sequence ATGAGCGAATCAGGAGACAGCAAGTGGGGCGTCGCACACGTCCACGCCTCGTTCAACAACACGGTCATCACGATCACCGACCAGACCGGCGCCGAGACGATCGCGAAGTCCTCGGGCGGGACGGTCGTGAAACAGAACCGCGACGAGGCCTCGCCCTATGCGGCGATGCAGATGGCCGAGACCGTCGCACAGGAAGTGCTCGACGCCGGCATCGAGGGCGTTCACGTCCGCGTGCGCGGACCCGGCGGCAACCGCCAGCAGAACCCCGGACCCGGCGCACAGGCGACGATCCGGGCGCTCGCTCGTGCGGGCCTCGAGATCGGCCGGATCGAGGACGTCACGCCGATCCCGCACGACGGCTGTCGCGCGCCGAAGAACAGCGGGTTCTAG
- a CDS encoding 30S ribosomal protein S4, which yields MALGSNTKFYETPNHPFQGERIASEHSLVGRYGLKNKEELWRAQSELRSFRREARELLGQTQGDTDGAAEEGGEFLSRLQRIGILGGEEGLDDVLSLEVTDLLERRLQTVAYRKGVGNTPKQARQFIAHGHVTVDGRRVTVPSYKVSVTEEDSVDFDENSPLADELHPERAEEQ from the coding sequence ATGGCGCTCGGTAGCAACACCAAGTTCTACGAGACGCCGAACCACCCCTTCCAGGGCGAGCGCATCGCCAGCGAGCACTCGCTCGTCGGGCGCTACGGCCTGAAGAACAAGGAGGAACTCTGGCGCGCGCAGTCCGAACTGCGCTCGTTCCGCCGGGAGGCCCGCGAACTGCTGGGCCAGACCCAGGGCGACACCGACGGCGCCGCCGAGGAGGGCGGCGAGTTCCTCTCGCGCCTCCAGCGCATCGGCATCCTCGGGGGCGAGGAGGGTCTCGACGACGTTCTGTCGCTCGAGGTCACCGACCTGCTCGAACGACGCCTGCAGACCGTCGCCTACCGAAAGGGCGTCGGAAACACGCCCAAGCAGGCCCGCCAGTTCATCGCACACGGTCACGTCACGGTCGACGGACGCCGGGTGACGGTCCCCTCGTACAAGGTGAGCGTCACCGAGGAGGACTCGGTGGACTTCGACGAGAACAGCCCGCTCGCGGACGAACTGCACCCCGAACGCGCGGAGGAACAATAG
- a CDS encoding 30S ribosomal protein S13 — protein MSAEDPEQQDGPEDDEDLRYFVRIGQTDLDGTKSVERSLSEMNGIGRRAARIIAQNAGIPRTATFGRLDDDEIDAIVEEVEGFAENNPEWLANHRSYYSGEITHETGNDLELTRRQDINRLQMISAYRGVRHQRGQKVRGQRTRSTGRSEGTIGVNVEAIKEEAEEGGEE, from the coding sequence ATGAGTGCAGAAGACCCAGAACAACAGGACGGACCGGAGGACGACGAGGACCTCCGGTACTTCGTTCGCATCGGGCAGACGGACCTCGATGGGACGAAATCCGTCGAACGATCGCTTTCCGAGATGAACGGTATCGGCCGCCGAGCGGCCAGAATCATCGCCCAGAACGCCGGTATTCCGCGTACCGCGACGTTCGGGCGACTCGACGACGACGAGATCGACGCCATCGTCGAGGAAGTCGAGGGCTTCGCCGAGAACAACCCCGAGTGGCTCGCGAACCACCGGAGCTACTACAGCGGCGAGATCACCCACGAGACGGGCAACGACCTCGAACTCACCCGCCGACAGGACATCAACCGCCTGCAGATGATCAGCGCCTATCGCGGCGTGCGCCACCAGCGCGGCCAGAAGGTCCGCGGCCAGCGCACCCGTTCGACCGGGCGCTCGGAGGGGACCATCGGCGTGAACGTCGAGGCGATCAAGGAAGAGGCCGAGGAGGGCGGTGAGGAGTAA
- a CDS encoding aspartate aminotransferase family protein encodes MEDDVTNRSVVERARAVIPGGAQTGLRAQAYDLGEVAFSGARDATLETVEGETFTDYHLAFGPIVLGHGHPEVDAAARETIAEGVLYGAATTPLEVEVAERLVDLIPSAEQVNFCNSGTEATYHAIRLARAYTGNDRVIKFEGCYHGWHDYVDVSVYPPRERVGQRYPESAGMLPEAVKHTEVLPFNDPEAFEEAFEEFDDVAAVICEPIPHSVGCLLPETRFLETLREVTAGNDVPLIFDEVITGFRHSTRGVQHEFGVTPDLTCLAKAMGNGYPVAAVCGREDLMAQASGDNTSGVVISGTYSGHPVGLAAARETLRVLSEEPVVEEISALGERYRAGLADLLADRGIEGRVVGYGSVFSPQFGVTEEPRRYEDVLGLDEGAFSEFARGMRERGHFFTPNPYKRQHISWAHGERELEGYLADADAALGSISVN; translated from the coding sequence ATGGAAGACGACGTGACGAACCGCTCGGTCGTCGAGCGCGCTCGGGCGGTCATCCCGGGCGGCGCACAGACCGGGCTTCGGGCACAGGCGTACGACCTCGGGGAGGTCGCGTTCTCGGGGGCGAGGGATGCGACCCTCGAAACCGTCGAGGGCGAGACGTTCACCGACTACCACCTCGCGTTCGGCCCGATCGTGCTCGGCCACGGCCACCCCGAGGTCGACGCCGCGGCGAGGGAGACGATCGCCGAGGGGGTGCTCTACGGGGCGGCGACCACTCCCCTGGAGGTCGAGGTCGCGGAACGACTCGTCGACCTGATCCCGAGCGCCGAGCAGGTGAACTTCTGTAACAGCGGCACCGAGGCGACCTACCACGCGATCCGACTCGCACGCGCGTACACGGGCAACGACCGCGTGATCAAGTTCGAGGGCTGTTATCACGGCTGGCACGACTACGTCGACGTGAGCGTCTATCCCCCACGGGAGCGCGTCGGCCAGCGGTATCCAGAATCGGCGGGGATGCTCCCCGAGGCGGTCAAACACACCGAGGTTCTGCCGTTCAACGACCCCGAGGCGTTCGAGGAGGCCTTCGAGGAGTTCGACGACGTCGCGGCGGTGATCTGCGAGCCGATCCCCCACTCGGTGGGCTGTCTGCTCCCCGAAACGCGGTTTCTCGAGACCCTTCGAGAGGTCACGGCCGGGAACGACGTGCCGCTGATCTTCGACGAGGTGATCACCGGCTTTCGCCACTCCACTCGCGGGGTTCAACACGAGTTCGGCGTGACGCCGGATCTGACCTGTCTGGCGAAGGCGATGGGCAACGGCTACCCCGTGGCGGCGGTCTGCGGCCGCGAGGACCTCATGGCCCAGGCCAGCGGCGACAACACCAGCGGCGTGGTGATCAGCGGGACCTACTCGGGCCATCCCGTCGGGCTTGCGGCGGCCCGCGAGACGCTGCGGGTGCTCTCGGAGGAGCCCGTCGTCGAGGAGATCTCGGCGCTCGGCGAGCGCTACCGGGCGGGGCTCGCCGACCTCCTCGCGGACCGCGGGATCGAGGGGCGGGTAGTGGGCTACGGCAGCGTCTTCTCCCCGCAGTTCGGCGTCACGGAGGAGCCACGGCGCTACGAGGACGTCCTCGGACTGGACGAGGGGGCGTTCTCCGAGTTCGCACGCGGGATGCGCGAGCGGGGACACTTCTTCACGCCGAACCCCTACAAGCGCCAGCACATCTCGTGGGCCCACGGCGAGCGCGAACTGGAGGGGTATCTCGCGGACGCGGACGCGGCCCTCGGATCGATCTCGGTGAACTGA
- the moaA gene encoding GTP 3',8-cyclase MoaA produces the protein MSVLADDFGREVTGVRISLTDRCNFDCVYCHNEGLGDTRGPMDPQDDEMTADEVVRFLEVMTEFGIGKVKFTGGEPMLRDDLEEIIRRTPEGMEVSMTTNGTFLPGRAEGLVEAGLDRVNVSQDALDPKAFAEITKSGAYDRVIEGVHAALDAGLDPVKLNMVVFEHTAGYVPEMVEHVAKNDGLQLQLIQYMPELTGKPEWNIDIERVHGWLEEQATRVERREMHHRARYWIENEDGKGEGMVEIVDPVENPEFCANCHRVRVTHEGYLKGCLNRNDDLRPMGEMTRAEIRETFRETVENRVPFYGEYMVRNGDGGWEMNDKYVDA, from the coding sequence ATGAGCGTCCTCGCCGACGACTTCGGACGGGAGGTCACGGGGGTTCGTATCTCTCTGACCGATCGCTGTAACTTCGACTGTGTGTACTGTCACAACGAGGGGCTTGGCGACACGCGTGGCCCGATGGACCCACAGGACGACGAGATGACGGCCGACGAGGTCGTCCGCTTTCTCGAGGTCATGACCGAGTTCGGGATCGGCAAGGTGAAGTTCACGGGCGGGGAGCCGATGCTCCGGGACGATTTGGAGGAGATCATCCGGCGCACGCCTGAGGGGATGGAGGTCTCGATGACGACCAACGGCACGTTCCTGCCCGGTCGCGCCGAGGGACTGGTCGAGGCGGGCCTCGATCGTGTCAACGTCTCGCAGGACGCGCTGGACCCGAAGGCGTTCGCCGAGATCACCAAGAGCGGCGCGTACGACCGGGTGATCGAGGGGGTCCACGCGGCGCTGGATGCGGGTCTCGACCCGGTGAAGCTCAACATGGTCGTCTTCGAGCACACCGCGGGGTACGTCCCCGAGATGGTCGAACACGTCGCCAAAAACGACGGGCTTCAGCTCCAGCTCATCCAGTACATGCCCGAACTCACGGGCAAACCCGAATGGAACATCGACATCGAGCGGGTCCACGGCTGGCTCGAAGAGCAGGCGACGAGGGTCGAGCGCCGCGAGATGCACCACCGCGCGCGCTACTGGATCGAAAACGAAGACGGCAAGGGAGAGGGGATGGTCGAGATCGTCGATCCCGTCGAGAACCCCGAGTTCTGTGCGAACTGCCACCGGGTCCGGGTCACGCACGAGGGCTATCTCAAGGGCTGTCTCAACCGCAACGACGACCTCCGGCCGATGGGCGAGATGACCAGGGCCGAGATCCGCGAGACGTTCCGCGAGACCGTCGAGAACCGCGTGCCCTTCTACGGCGAGTACATGGTCCGAAACGGCGACGGCGGCTGGGAGATGAACGACAAGTACGTCGACGCGTAA
- a CDS encoding Mrp/NBP35 family ATP-binding protein has protein sequence MDEDAVLDRLRAVEDPDLGDDIVSLGLVNEVTVEPDRVAVSLALGAPYSPTETGIAADVREALSDLDREIDLSAHVDSGLSPDEQVLPNVENVIAVSSGKGGVGKSTVAVNLAAGLSQLGARVGLFDADIYGPNVPRMVDADQRPQATEEEKIIPPEKFGMKLMSMDFLVGKDDPVIWRGPMVHKVLTQLWEDVEWGHLDYMVVDLPPGTGDAQLTLLQSVPVTGAVIVTTPQEVALDDANKGLRMFGRHDTVVLGIAENMSGFVCPDCGSEHEIFGKGGGKAFAAENELPYLGGIPLDPSVRTGGDEGKPIVLDSDSETGDAFRVLTENVANNVGVTKRQQQSQK, from the coding sequence ATGGACGAAGACGCCGTTCTCGATCGACTTCGAGCCGTCGAGGATCCGGATCTCGGCGACGACATCGTCTCGCTCGGCCTCGTCAACGAGGTCACGGTCGAACCCGACCGGGTCGCCGTCTCGCTCGCGCTGGGCGCGCCCTACTCGCCGACCGAGACGGGGATCGCGGCCGACGTCCGGGAGGCGCTCTCGGATCTCGACCGCGAGATCGACCTCTCGGCGCACGTCGACAGCGGCCTCTCGCCCGACGAACAGGTGCTCCCGAACGTCGAGAACGTCATCGCCGTTTCTTCAGGTAAGGGTGGGGTCGGCAAGTCGACCGTCGCGGTGAACCTCGCGGCGGGCCTCTCGCAACTGGGCGCGCGCGTCGGCCTGTTCGACGCCGACATCTACGGGCCGAACGTCCCGCGGATGGTCGACGCCGACCAGCGCCCGCAGGCGACCGAGGAGGAGAAGATCATCCCTCCCGAGAAGTTCGGGATGAAGCTCATGAGCATGGACTTTCTCGTGGGGAAGGACGACCCCGTGATCTGGCGGGGCCCGATGGTCCACAAGGTCCTCACGCAACTCTGGGAGGACGTCGAGTGGGGCCACCTCGATTACATGGTCGTCGACCTCCCGCCCGGAACCGGCGACGCCCAACTCACCCTGCTTCAAAGCGTCCCCGTCACGGGCGCGGTGATCGTCACCACCCCCCAGGAGGTCGCGCTCGACGACGCCAACAAGGGCCTGCGGATGTTCGGCCGCCACGACACGGTCGTGCTGGGGATCGCCGAGAACATGAGCGGGTTCGTCTGTCCGGACTGTGGCTCCGAACACGAGATCTTCGGCAAGGGCGGCGGCAAGGCGTTCGCCGCCGAGAACGAACTGCCCTATCTCGGCGGGATTCCGCTCGACCCCTCGGTTCGGACGGGCGGCGACGAGGGCAAGCCCATCGTCCTCGATTCGGACAGCGAGACGGGCGACGCCTTTCGTGTACTCACCGAGAACGTCGCCAACAACGTCGGCGTCACGAAGCGCCAGCAACAGAGCCAGAAATGA
- a CDS encoding uracil-DNA glycosylase family protein, with product MDANQLSASNPFGMDEACTNCPELCETREKIAHGYGDVGAEFLFVGERPSPGADETGIPFFGDDRGEAVQDVLRALDFAGQDPGEEPELDNAYLTLLTRCRHPERPPTDAEIGNCEPYLNAEIRMINPEIIVPVGERALREITAEYTTTPAEEFDIEENHATEIRGRGFEIVPTVHPAEATDEQQEAFLEAFSDLFGRDYRQTKGRQGR from the coding sequence ATGGACGCCAATCAGCTCTCGGCGAGCAATCCGTTCGGGATGGACGAGGCGTGCACGAACTGTCCCGAGCTCTGCGAAACTCGCGAGAAGATCGCCCACGGCTACGGCGACGTGGGTGCGGAGTTCCTCTTCGTGGGCGAACGACCCTCTCCGGGCGCCGACGAGACGGGGATCCCCTTCTTCGGCGACGACCGCGGCGAGGCCGTTCAGGACGTGTTGCGTGCGCTCGACTTCGCGGGTCAGGACCCGGGCGAAGAGCCGGAACTCGACAACGCCTACCTCACCCTCCTGACGCGGTGTCGCCATCCCGAGCGCCCGCCGACGGACGCGGAGATCGGAAACTGCGAACCCTACCTGAACGCCGAGATCCGGATGATCAACCCCGAGATCATCGTCCCCGTCGGCGAGCGCGCCCTGCGGGAGATCACGGCGGAGTACACGACGACGCCCGCAGAGGAGTTCGACATTGAGGAGAATCACGCGACCGAGATCAGAGGCCGGGGATTCGAGATCGTGCCGACGGTCCACCCCGCGGAGGCGACCGACGAGCAGCAGGAAGCGTTCCTCGAAGCGTTCTCGGACCTGTTCGGCCGGGACTACCGCCAGACGAAGGGGCGACAGGGTCGGTAG
- a CDS encoding CAP domain-containing protein, with amino-acid sequence MIRRLIGAVFSLLSLVLFVGLLLGLIWSASLMGLVDTSGVDSPVVEDVVEPPEWFIDSPFVWEVPAQSEGGEPPEAPPGSSPPEGDPGTTSAGDVTSDEVEAEIHSQVNEIRAEHGLSQLEHDDEIASVARTHSQDMNERDYFSHTNPEGESPADRFGDLYPSECRAVGENLAYIQTGFGSDDSAEEIAERIVQGWMDSEGHRENILREGWDSEGIGVYMADGRIDATQNFCTTT; translated from the coding sequence ATGATCCGGCGACTGATCGGCGCGGTGTTCTCGTTGTTGAGCCTCGTGCTGTTCGTCGGCCTCCTGCTCGGCTTGATCTGGTCGGCCTCGCTGATGGGGCTGGTCGACACGAGCGGGGTCGACTCGCCCGTCGTCGAGGACGTGGTCGAACCGCCCGAGTGGTTCATCGACTCGCCGTTCGTCTGGGAGGTGCCCGCACAGAGCGAGGGCGGCGAACCGCCGGAGGCGCCGCCGGGTTCGTCGCCCCCGGAGGGCGATCCGGGGACGACCTCCGCCGGGGACGTGACCTCCGACGAGGTCGAAGCCGAGATCCACTCGCAGGTCAACGAGATCCGTGCCGAACACGGCCTCTCCCAGCTAGAACACGACGACGAGATCGCGTCGGTCGCCCGAACCCACAGCCAGGACATGAACGAGCGCGACTACTTCAGCCACACCAACCCGGAGGGTGAGTCGCCCGCGGACCGCTTCGGCGACCTCTACCCGAGCGAGTGTCGCGCCGTCGGCGAGAACCTCGCGTACATCCAGACCGGTTTCGGCTCCGATGACTCCGCAGAGGAGATCGCGGAGCGGATCGTCCAGGGCTGGATGGACTCGGAGGGCCACCGCGAGAACATCCTCCGCGAGGGCTGGGACAGCGAGGGGATCGGCGTCTACATGGCCGACGGCCGGATCGACGCCACCCAGAACTTCTGTACGACGACCTGA
- a CDS encoding ester cyclase, with protein MSPQAFADENQEIAERVFTDLLDGHDLDLVSELYAEDCVFYGMSGPEAIDRDEYEAFLAMYFEAFPDLSFEIEEMISDDGRVSVRWTSRGTHENDLMDVPATGKSATVTGMSFVHVEDGRIVETYNNHDRLGLLEQLGAIPDSPRKVVRMMLGQLKGRLTDR; from the coding sequence ATGAGCCCACAAGCCTTCGCCGACGAGAATCAGGAGATCGCCGAGCGCGTCTTTACCGACCTCCTCGACGGCCACGACCTCGACCTCGTTTCCGAACTGTACGCCGAGGACTGCGTCTTCTACGGGATGAGCGGCCCCGAAGCGATCGATCGCGATGAGTACGAGGCGTTCCTCGCGATGTACTTCGAGGCGTTCCCGGACCTCTCGTTCGAGATCGAGGAGATGATCAGCGACGACGGCCGCGTGAGCGTCCGCTGGACCTCGCGTGGCACCCACGAGAACGACCTCATGGACGTTCCGGCGACCGGGAAGTCGGCGACCGTCACCGGGATGTCGTTCGTCCACGTCGAGGACGGGCGGATCGTCGAGACCTACAACAACCACGATCGGCTCGGACTCCTCGAACAGCTCGGCGCGATCCCCGACTCGCCCCGGAAGGTCGTCCGCATGATGCTCGGGCAACTGAAGGGTCGCCTCACCGACCGATAG
- a CDS encoding CPBP family intramembrane glutamic endopeptidase, with protein MVSRTTDAGPLAYATTLVTVLLIGFAGFAVGSILTLVAAGLLGTIGIDVFGRPVLQIVVGVVTLQGLGFGSVALFYLSTRVEGLGLLMLSMPDLRDAIWVAAGLIALFVALIGMSLVQTTFGIESADHSLQELGTQNPEILLVLVPLSLLLVGPGEELLFRGVIQQLLRLRFGVVVGIAIASVIFAVAHVGSLTGEGLAATLFTYVVLSVILGVSYEYSENLVVPAVIHGLFNAIQFLLLYWATTTGNAPVVLLV; from the coding sequence ATGGTCTCTCGAACGACGGACGCGGGTCCGCTCGCGTACGCCACCACGCTCGTCACCGTTCTCCTGATCGGCTTTGCGGGGTTCGCGGTCGGATCGATCCTTACCCTCGTCGCCGCCGGTCTCCTCGGGACGATCGGAATCGACGTGTTCGGCAGGCCGGTCCTCCAGATCGTCGTCGGCGTCGTCACGCTCCAGGGGCTGGGGTTCGGCTCCGTCGCGTTGTTCTACCTCTCGACCCGCGTCGAGGGACTCGGCCTGTTGATGCTCTCGATGCCCGACCTCCGGGACGCGATCTGGGTCGCCGCCGGACTGATCGCGCTGTTCGTCGCGCTGATCGGGATGAGTCTCGTCCAGACCACGTTCGGGATCGAGTCCGCCGATCACAGCCTGCAGGAACTCGGCACCCAGAACCCGGAGATCCTCCTCGTCCTCGTCCCGTTGTCGCTCCTGCTGGTCGGACCCGGCGAGGAACTCCTCTTTCGGGGCGTCATCCAGCAACTGCTCAGGCTCCGCTTCGGGGTCGTCGTCGGCATCGCCATCGCCAGCGTGATCTTCGCCGTCGCCCACGTCGGCTCGCTCACCGGCGAGGGGCTGGCCGCGACGCTCTTCACCTACGTCGTCCTGAGCGTGATCCTCGGCGTGAGCTACGAGTACAGCGAGAACCTCGTGGTCCCCGCCGTGATCCACGGCCTGTTCAACGCGATCCAGTTCCTGTTGCTCTACTGGGCGACCACGACCGGCAACGCCCCCGTGGTCCTCCTCGTCTGA
- a CDS encoding DUF5785 family protein codes for MDWPHDPDGEEGSEGMRKYGMAIFAKKVDEEGDFPLRFEEFLADHGDDPIRINYAKVVPAREILERVDTEEVADIVEFHRAVGRAMREGGLWDYHPVGANPERKSA; via the coding sequence ATGGACTGGCCGCACGACCCCGACGGCGAGGAGGGCAGCGAGGGAATGCGCAAGTACGGGATGGCGATCTTCGCCAAGAAGGTCGACGAGGAGGGGGACTTCCCCCTTCGGTTCGAGGAGTTCCTCGCCGACCACGGCGACGACCCGATCCGCATCAACTACGCGAAGGTCGTCCCCGCCCGGGAGATCCTCGAACGGGTCGACACCGAGGAGGTCGCCGACATCGTCGAGTTCCACCGCGCGGTCGGCCGCGCGATGCGCGAGGGCGGACTCTGGGACTACCACCCCGTCGGCGCGAACCCCGAGCGGAAGTCGGCCTAG
- the udk gene encoding uridine kinase, which produces MTIPSFVLGIAGGTGAGKTTVAREVTDALDGSPGGRAADFRTDAGEGIGRGSADRRGSPGDGSVTHIPLDNYYADRSDLPFSERRTINYDHPSAFDWDLLRTHLDRLLSGRPIGMPQYDFEAHTRTDERVRVEPTDVIVIEGILALYDEAITEMLDLRIYVETDADVRILRRIRRDVLERGRSLDGVIEQYLSTVKPMHEQFVEPTKKEADLVIPEGANTVAVDLLEAAITAARDRRFGESPAGGSEPPLIEYDD; this is translated from the coding sequence ATGACCATCCCCTCGTTCGTGCTCGGGATCGCCGGCGGGACCGGTGCGGGCAAGACCACCGTCGCCCGGGAAGTGACCGACGCGCTCGACGGCAGCCCCGGTGGACGCGCGGCCGACTTCCGAACGGATGCCGGGGAGGGTATCGGACGAGGTTCTGCCGACCGGCGGGGATCGCCCGGCGATGGCTCGGTGACCCACATCCCGCTCGACAACTACTACGCGGACCGGTCGGATCTCCCCTTTTCCGAACGTCGGACGATCAACTACGACCACCCCTCGGCGTTCGACTGGGACCTCCTCCGGACGCACCTCGATCGTCTCCTTTCGGGCCGACCCATCGGGATGCCCCAGTACGACTTCGAGGCCCACACCCGCACCGACGAGCGCGTGCGCGTCGAGCCGACCGACGTGATCGTCATCGAGGGGATCCTCGCGCTCTACGACGAGGCGATCACGGAGATGCTCGACCTGCGCATCTACGTCGAGACCGACGCGGACGTGCGGATCCTCCGGCGCATCCGCCGCGACGTCCTCGAACGCGGGCGGAGCCTCGACGGCGTGATCGAACAGTACCTCTCGACGGTGAAGCCGATGCACGAGCAGTTCGTCGAACCGACGAAAAAGGAGGCGGACCTCGTCATCCCCGAGGGGGCCAACACGGTCGCGGTCGACCTCCTCGAGGCGGCGATCACGGCGGCCCGCGACCGCCGGTTCGGAGAGTCTCCGGCCGGTGGCTCGGAGCCACCGCTGATCGAGTACGACGACTAG
- a CDS encoding CBS domain-containing protein, with protein sequence MVEDLTVRDAMTTAYVGVSESDTIGDVIEVMIDDGVSGVVVLRGPEAVGTVTERDLLRATTTGSIPTDASIASVMSGPGPSVKPDVPLSDAASTLSTEDRRQLLVRNGEGIVGVLTSQDVITAAASLLSASEREPETMSAPEAGTTVDDPEYTTQSVCEVCGSLMPGLESVNGQVICADCRGV encoded by the coding sequence ATGGTTGAAGATCTCACCGTCAGAGACGCGATGACCACGGCCTACGTGGGGGTGAGCGAATCGGATACGATCGGGGACGTCATCGAGGTGATGATCGACGACGGCGTCAGCGGCGTCGTGGTCCTCCGGGGCCCGGAGGCCGTCGGCACCGTCACCGAGCGCGACCTCCTGCGGGCGACGACCACCGGATCGATCCCCACCGACGCCAGCATCGCGTCGGTGATGTCCGGCCCCGGCCCGAGCGTCAAACCGGACGTTCCGCTCTCCGACGCGGCGAGCACGCTCTCGACGGAGGACAGGCGACAGCTGCTCGTCCGGAACGGCGAAGGGATCGTCGGCGTCCTCACGTCACAGGACGTGATCACGGCCGCCGCGTCGCTTCTATCGGCGTCGGAGCGGGAACCCGAGACGATGTCCGCTCCCGAAGCCGGAACGACCGTGGACGACCCCGAGTACACCACACAGAGCGTCTGTGAGGTCTGCGGCTCGCTGATGCCCGGACTCGAATCGGTCAACGGGCAGGTCATCTGTGCGGACTGTCGCGGGGTCTGA
- a CDS encoding GNAT family N-acetyltransferase → MRIETPDLDEAATVADLWVELARGQRTFGSRLASEANRERIGEALGRHIADGNLLVARSDDRIVGFVMFAIEYRLYVVETTRGIVHNLFVVPDRRGEGIGTRLMDAAETTLTEKGAAVVGLEVLADNEDARRFYADREYRPHRVELEKRVETDNTP, encoded by the coding sequence ATGCGGATCGAAACGCCGGACCTCGACGAGGCCGCTACCGTCGCCGACCTCTGGGTCGAACTCGCCCGTGGACAGCGTACCTTCGGTTCGCGCCTCGCGAGCGAGGCGAACCGCGAGCGGATCGGGGAGGCGCTCGGCCGTCACATCGCCGACGGGAACCTCCTCGTCGCCCGCTCGGACGACCGGATCGTCGGATTCGTGATGTTCGCCATCGAGTACCGCCTCTACGTCGTCGAGACGACCCGCGGGATCGTCCACAACCTCTTCGTCGTGCCCGACAGACGCGGCGAAGGGATCGGTACGAGGCTGATGGACGCAGCCGAGACGACCCTGACGGAGAAGGGTGCAGCGGTGGTCGGACTGGAGGTGCTCGCCGACAACGAGGACGCACGGCGCTTTTACGCCGACCGGGAGTACCGCCCGCATCGGGTCGAACTCGAAAAACGAGTCGAAACCGATAACACCCCGTAG